The Gemmatimonadales bacterium DNA window GGACGTTGAAGGGGAGCCCCTTCCACGCCACGAGTTCCGCATCCGTCGGTGGGACGACCTGGTCGTAGAGCCCGCGGATATGAATCCGCCCGTCGACGCCCTTGAGGTCCATCAGCAGCCGGCAGAGCGCCTCGAGCGCGTTGGGGGCGACGCCGCCGTAGGTGCCGGAGTGCAGGTCGCGCTCCAGCGTCCGGAGATGGATCTCGGCGTAGCACATCCCGCGCAGCGCGGTATAGACGGCCGGGATGCCGGGGGCATAGTACCCCATGTCCGCCACGAGGACCGCATCGGCGTTGGTGCGCTCCGGCTCGAGGTTGAGCCGGTCGACGATCACGTCGCCCCCGCACTCCTCCTCGCCCTCGATGATGAAGTTGACGTTCAGCGGCGGGCGCCCGTCGGCGTCGAGCACCGACTCATAGGCCTTGAGGAGGGTGAAGACCTGCCCCTTGTCGTCCACCGCACCGCGGGCGTAGAGGTTGCCGTCCCGAATGGTCGGCTCGAACGCGGGCGAAATCCATTCGTCGAGCGGATCGGGCGGCTGCACGTCGTAGTGACCGTACACCAGCACCGTCGGCTTGCCGGGAACACGGGGACTCTCCGCCCAGACGATCGGATGCCCCTTCCCTTCCAGCAGGGTCACCTTGGCGCACTTCAGCCGCTTGAACTCCTCCATCAGCCAGTCGGCGGCCTTGCGGCAGTCGGCGGCGTTCGCGGGGAGGGTGCTCACACTGGGAATGCGCAGGAAGGAGAAGAGTTCGCCGAGGAGGCGCTTCTCTTCGCGGGCCACGAATCCGGTATCCATAGGGGAAACGTCCTCGGAAAAGCTGACGGTTGCGAGCGGGCGTAACTGACGAAAGGTACACCGAACAGGACGGTGCGCGAGGGCCCGCCCTGGAGCCGGCAAATTCCCCCTCTGGCGCGATTCGATCTTGCCGATACATTCGCCAGATGTTCACGACGTCACAGTTCCGCGTGTTTGCCACCGAGCCCAGTGAGCGTGCCCTGGCCCGGGCGCGGCACCTCCTCCGCGACGCCTCCCTCGATGAGGCGGAGGAGGCGTACCTCGAACTCATCGACCGGCAGCCCGACCTCAAACTGGCGTGGTGTGAGTACTTCGAAATGCTCCGCGGGCAGCGGCGTTTCGAGGAGGCCCTGGCCCTCTCGGCCCAGGCCGCCGACCAGTTCGGTGAATCCGCCCTCCCGCTGGCCCTCAAGGGCGCGGCCATGGTGGAACTCGGCCGCTACCGCGAGGGGCTCGTGGCGCTCGAACAGGCCGCGGCCCGGAATCCCGACTTTGCGATGGTCTGGCACGAGGCCGGCTACGCCGCCTACCGCCTCGGCGAGCACGACCGTGCGCTGCTGGCCCTCGACCGCGCCTTTGCCCTCGAACCGCACAGCGGCACCCTGCACCTTCGCGGAAAGATCCTCCGGGGCGCGGGCCGATACCTGGCCGCGGAGGTGGCGTTCAGCGGGGCCGTCGAGTCGGCCGAGTATCCCGAGCAGCGGGCAGAAGCCGAACGGCAGGTGGCCATCACCCGCCGGTATGCGGCGTTTGCCGGGCGCCGGCCCGCGGAGCTCACCTCCACGCAGCGCTGGTTCGGCGACCACGGCGCCTCGCTCCTTACGCGCGCGAACGGCGAGCATCATCCCTCCCCGGAGCGGCTGGTCCAGGAATTCATCACCGTCGTACGGGAAGAAGAGTGGCGCTTCACGCACCTGATCACGACCGATGAATGGGACGGCTGGGTGGCCCTGGCGGCGGCGCTGGAGTTGCCTGGACACGACGGGAAGTCGCTTCCACCCGACGCGATCCCGCTGGTGGTGGGCCTGCGGCCGGGCGGTGTGGGCTCGAGCTGGGCGCTCGCCAACCGGCAGGTCCTGCGGAGCGAGGAAGGCCTGACGTTCAGCGTCTTCCAGCCGCTCTCGGGGCCGGTGGCCGACGTCGCAGGCATCCTGGAAGGGTCTGGCCGGGTGCGGGTCGATCTGGGTGTCGCCGAGGAGGCGATTCGGCATCCGCAGAGCAGGCTCCGCGGCCGCCGCCTACGGGCTCACAGCGCCTGAGTCGGTGGCCGTACTGGGCCGCAGTGCGGCTTCCAGCCGGCTCCAGGCGCTGTCCCCCTCCACTCC harbors:
- a CDS encoding dipeptidase — protein: MDTGFVAREEKRLLGELFSFLRIPSVSTLPANAADCRKAADWLMEEFKRLKCAKVTLLEGKGHPIVWAESPRVPGKPTVLVYGHYDVQPPDPLDEWISPAFEPTIRDGNLYARGAVDDKGQVFTLLKAYESVLDADGRPPLNVNFIIEGEEECGGDVIVDRLNLEPERTNADAVLVADMGYYAPGIPAVYTALRGMCYAEIHLRTLERDLHSGTYGGVAPNALEALCRLLMDLKGVDGRIHIRGLYDQVVPPTDAELVAWKGLPFNVQEYLKEEITGTALTGLKEYSILERTWALPTFEIHGIMGGFTGDGAKTVIPAKAAAKVSLRLVPGLTRDGVQEALEKTVKALAPTWAQVEVRALHGADPVEVDVTAPAFQVLDRAFEEVVGRKTVPVRAGGSIPIVPKLGMTGAPVLLTGVGLPDDGLHSPNEKIAVQQIWDGIKVFGRFFEMMAEETPNKR